A window of the Polaribacter batillariae genome harbors these coding sequences:
- a CDS encoding SulP family inorganic anion transporter, translating into MNIKKVIPILEWLPNYNKSLFKGDLIAGITVGIILIPQGIAYALIAGLPPIYGLYCALVPQVMYAIFGSSRQVAIGPVAMDSLIVATGVSTLALAGSESYISIAILLALLVGTIQFIMGIFSLGFIVNFLSKPVITGFTSAVALIIGLNQFRNLLGVDFVQSDQVHIILEDIWLQVSTFNLHTTIIGLISVAVIIFFRKINKKIPNALIVVVFGILITKFFGDSMNNVAIVKDIPSGLPSFSIPTFDVEQIRELLPIALTLVMVGYLETISIGKSLEAKQEEYRVRPNQELIALGLSNIVGSLFKAYPTTSSFSRSAINQESGAKTGMAALISVVMVIITLLFLTPFFYFLPKTVLAAIIIVAVFGLINFKEATFLWKANNLDFWLMIATFLSTLFFGIEYGIIVGVGLSLIILIFRTSRPYFTELGKVPNSNFYRNKNRFKEVIIEDDILVFRFDAQLFYANSSYFRDNLDAMALKKGDHLKLIVIDAESINRIDSTGVEMLKERIKYYQKKV; encoded by the coding sequence CTTTTTAAGGGCGATTTAATTGCGGGCATTACTGTAGGTATTATTCTAATTCCGCAAGGAATTGCGTATGCATTAATTGCAGGTTTACCACCTATTTACGGCTTATACTGTGCCTTAGTTCCACAGGTAATGTATGCCATTTTTGGCTCCTCAAGGCAAGTCGCAATAGGTCCTGTAGCTATGGATTCTTTAATTGTTGCAACAGGAGTTTCTACATTGGCATTAGCAGGTTCCGAAAGTTACATTTCCATAGCCATTCTATTAGCATTATTGGTAGGAACTATTCAATTTATAATGGGTATTTTTAGTTTAGGGTTTATTGTAAATTTCCTCTCTAAACCCGTAATTACAGGATTTACATCTGCAGTTGCATTGATAATTGGACTCAATCAATTTCGAAACTTGCTAGGAGTAGATTTTGTACAAAGCGATCAAGTACATATAATTTTAGAAGATATTTGGTTACAAGTTTCAACATTTAATTTGCATACAACCATTATCGGATTAATTTCTGTAGCAGTAATTATTTTTTTTAGAAAAATAAATAAAAAAATACCCAATGCTTTAATTGTAGTTGTTTTTGGAATTTTAATAACGAAATTCTTTGGAGATTCTATGAATAATGTAGCTATTGTAAAAGACATTCCCTCTGGCTTACCAAGCTTTAGTATTCCTACTTTCGATGTAGAACAAATAAGAGAATTATTACCAATTGCATTAACCTTGGTAATGGTTGGTTACTTAGAAACCATTTCAATAGGAAAATCTTTAGAAGCAAAACAAGAAGAATATCGCGTAAGACCCAATCAAGAATTAATTGCTTTAGGGTTAAGTAACATCGTAGGTTCTTTGTTTAAAGCCTATCCTACAACATCAAGTTTTTCACGTTCTGCCATCAATCAAGAAAGTGGTGCAAAAACAGGAATGGCAGCATTAATTTCTGTAGTAATGGTAATTATTACCTTACTTTTTTTAACGCCATTTTTTTACTTTTTACCCAAAACAGTTTTAGCAGCCATAATAATTGTAGCTGTTTTTGGTTTAATTAACTTTAAAGAAGCCACCTTTTTATGGAAAGCAAATAACTTAGATTTCTGGTTAATGATTGCTACTTTTTTATCAACCTTATTTTTTGGTATCGAATATGGTATTATTGTAGGAGTAGGTTTATCGCTAATTATTTTAATTTTTAGAACCTCAAGACCTTACTTTACAGAGTTAGGCAAAGTGCCAAACTCTAATTTTTATAGAAATAAAAACCGTTTTAAAGAAGTAATTATCGAAGACGATATATTGGTTTTTAGATTCGATGCGCAATTATTTTATGCAAATTCGAGTTATTTTAGAGACAATTTAGATGCAATGGCTTTAAAAAAAGGAGACCATTTAAAGTTGATTGTAATTGATGCAGAAAGTATTAATAGAATAGACAGTACAGGGGTAGAAATGCTTAAAGAAAGAATTAAATACTATCAAAAAAAGGTGTAG
- a CDS encoding DUF2721 domain-containing protein, translated as MELSTPAILFGSISLLLLAYNNRFTTVAKFIRELYENKKHCNDDQINYQIPILRKRIWVIQRMQICGVIGFILCTGSLFALFFENQLVGKLFFTGSILCLLVSLLLVLWELSISTKALDIMLNDAQKFRK; from the coding sequence ATGGAACTAAGTACGCCAGCCATATTATTTGGTTCTATTAGTTTACTACTGTTAGCTTACAACAATCGTTTTACAACAGTTGCAAAATTTATAAGAGAGCTTTACGAGAACAAAAAACATTGTAACGACGATCAAATAAATTACCAAATTCCTATTTTAAGAAAGAGAATTTGGGTAATTCAAAGAATGCAAATATGCGGAGTTATCGGTTTTATTCTTTGCACCGGTTCTTTATTTGCTTTGTTTTTTGAAAATCAACTTGTGGGCAAATTATTTTTTACAGGAAGTATTTTATGTTTACTCGTTTCTTTATTACTTGTTTTATGGGAACTCTCAATATCTACAAAAGCTTTAGATATTATGTTAAACGACGCTCAAAAATTTAGAAAATAA
- a CDS encoding glycine betaine ABC transporter substrate-binding protein codes for MKHKILQIGQIDLSFHKVAAAVVLNYFDSIGQQYQLHTAPHEELFKEYREGKIDLVLGAWLPSSHGKYIETVAKTTVKFSTLYNPFCIWGVPDYVPKTLVSSINDILKPANAEKFNKTIQGINEGAGISRFSRNIIKNYGLDTLGFKFKNGTIQDCTNAFIEAHKRKEWVIIPLWKPQFLFYSYSIRALEEPRGLLGTVDNATIIMHKNAVVKLKPKALKFIKKIKLGNQMVTDLDYQYQVLEKDVFEISKDILKIWN; via the coding sequence ATGAAACATAAAATATTACAAATAGGTCAAATTGATTTAAGTTTTCATAAAGTAGCTGCTGCAGTTGTACTTAATTATTTCGATTCTATTGGGCAACAATACCAACTACATACTGCACCCCATGAAGAATTATTTAAAGAATATAGAGAAGGAAAAATAGATTTGGTTTTAGGTGCCTGGTTGCCATCTTCTCATGGAAAATATATTGAAACTGTGGCAAAAACAACTGTAAAATTTTCTACATTATACAATCCGTTTTGTATTTGGGGAGTTCCAGATTATGTACCAAAAACACTTGTAAGTTCTATTAATGACATTTTAAAACCCGCAAATGCAGAAAAATTTAATAAAACCATTCAAGGAATTAATGAAGGTGCAGGGATTTCTAGATTTTCGAGAAATATTATAAAAAACTATGGTTTAGACACCTTAGGTTTTAAGTTTAAAAACGGAACCATACAAGATTGTACAAATGCATTTATAGAAGCTCACAAAAGAAAAGAATGGGTAATTATTCCTCTTTGGAAACCACAATTTCTTTTTTATTCTTATTCTATAAGAGCTTTAGAAGAACCTAGAGGCTTATTAGGTACTGTTGATAATGCTACCATTATTATGCATAAAAATGCAGTGGTAAAACTAAAACCCAAAGCCTTAAAATTTATTAAAAAAATAAAACTAGGTAACCAAATGGTTACAGATTTAGATTACCAATACCAAGTATTAGAAAAAGATGTATTTGAAATCTCAAAGGATATTTTAAAGATATGGAACTAA
- a CDS encoding MBL fold metallo-hydrolase — MIIEQIYTGCLAQGAYYIESNGEVAIIDPLREVQDYIDKANKNNAKIKYIFETHFHADFVSGHVTLAEKTQAKIVFGPTAKTNFDAIIAKDNQVFKVGEITITLLHTPGHTMESSCYLLKDKNGKDHAIFSGDTLFLGDVGRPDLAQKGDITQDDLAGYLFDSLRNKIMPLADDVIVYPAHGAGSACGKNLSKETVGTIGEQKKNNYALRADMTKEEFIKEVTEGLLPPPAYFPLNVKLNKEGYKDIEDVIEKSTRPLSVKEFEIAANETNAVVLDVRHQTEFIKGFIPQSIFIGIDGGFAPWVGALIKDIKQPILLVCENGREEEVITRLSRVGFDNVIGYLEGSFKAWKNAGKEIDTLESISANTLEEKIKENIPVFDVRKPGEFASEHIKVAANTPLDFLNSHISEFPKKGDFYVHCAGGYRSVIAASILKARGYHNVIDVAGGYAAIKKTSIEKTDKVCSSTLK, encoded by the coding sequence ATGATTATAGAACAAATTTATACAGGTTGCTTAGCACAAGGTGCTTATTATATCGAAAGTAATGGAGAAGTTGCGATTATAGATCCGTTAAGAGAAGTGCAAGATTACATCGATAAAGCAAATAAAAATAATGCGAAAATAAAATATATTTTCGAAACGCATTTTCATGCAGATTTTGTAAGCGGACACGTAACTTTAGCAGAAAAAACACAGGCAAAAATTGTTTTTGGTCCCACAGCTAAAACAAATTTCGATGCCATTATTGCAAAAGATAATCAGGTTTTTAAAGTAGGAGAAATTACCATAACCTTACTGCATACACCTGGCCATACTATGGAAAGTTCTTGTTATTTGTTAAAAGACAAAAACGGAAAAGACCACGCAATTTTTAGTGGAGATACCTTGTTTTTAGGAGATGTAGGAAGACCAGATTTGGCACAAAAAGGAGACATTACACAAGACGATTTAGCTGGATATTTATTTGATAGTTTGCGAAATAAAATAATGCCTTTAGCAGACGATGTTATTGTATATCCTGCTCATGGAGCAGGTTCTGCCTGTGGAAAAAATTTAAGCAAAGAAACTGTGGGCACGATTGGCGAGCAGAAAAAAAACAATTATGCACTAAGAGCAGACATGACAAAAGAGGAATTTATAAAAGAAGTTACAGAAGGTTTATTACCACCACCAGCTTATTTTCCTTTAAATGTAAAACTGAACAAAGAAGGCTACAAAGACATCGAAGATGTAATTGAAAAAAGCACAAGACCTTTGTCTGTTAAAGAATTTGAAATTGCTGCAAACGAAACAAACGCTGTTGTTTTAGATGTAAGACATCAAACAGAATTTATAAAAGGTTTTATTCCTCAATCTATTTTTATAGGAATCGATGGTGGTTTTGCACCTTGGGTGGGTGCATTAATTAAAGACATTAAGCAGCCTATTTTATTGGTTTGTGAAAATGGTAGAGAAGAAGAAGTAATTACCCGTTTATCGAGAGTTGGTTTCGATAACGTAATAGGTTATTTAGAAGGAAGTTTTAAAGCTTGGAAAAATGCAGGCAAAGAAATAGACACTTTAGAGTCGATTTCTGCGAATACTTTAGAAGAAAAAATAAAAGAAAATATTCCTGTTTTTGATGTAAGAAAACCAGGAGAATTTGCAAGTGAACATATAAAAGTTGCCGCAAATACACCCTTAGATTTCTTAAATTCTCATATTTCTGAATTTCCTAAAAAAGGAGATTTTTATGTGCATTGTGCAGGAGGATATCGTTCTGTAATTGCAGCTTCAATTTTAAAAGCAAGAGGATACCATAATGTAATTGATGTTGCAGGAGGGTATGCAGCTATTAAAAAAACTAGCATAGAAAAAACAGATAAAGTTTGTTCTTCGACTTTAAAATAA
- a CDS encoding SMP-30/gluconolactonase/LRE family protein, with protein MKTQLYTLLLIISQFVNAQSKLPFQLEKDWELTGFKNPESVVLDTKNNVLYVSNINGAPTEKDGNGYISKVRLDGKILVEKWITGLNAPKGLVIFKRKLYTTDIDEIVEIKIKSGKVEKFKAKDATFLNDITVDKKGNVYASNTFGFSGIYKLPKKGNRTVELWLKDKNLNMPNGLYVSKNKLFVANWGKNMNPKTYETTTNGNLLSVDLKSKNIKPITKPIGNLDGLSETLHGFLLTDWLAGELLYYSKKLNTTTKVINLKKGSADTFFDKKTKSLFIPLMLDNKLLKYHFKK; from the coding sequence ATGAAAACACAGTTATACACATTATTGCTCATCATTTCTCAATTTGTAAATGCGCAAAGTAAATTGCCTTTTCAATTAGAAAAAGATTGGGAACTTACAGGGTTCAAAAACCCAGAAAGTGTTGTCTTAGACACAAAAAACAACGTTTTATATGTTTCGAATATAAATGGTGCTCCTACAGAAAAAGATGGAAATGGTTATATTTCTAAAGTTCGTTTAGATGGAAAAATATTAGTTGAAAAATGGATTACAGGTTTAAATGCACCAAAAGGATTGGTTATTTTCAAGAGAAAATTATATACTACAGATATTGATGAGATTGTAGAAATAAAAATAAAATCTGGCAAAGTAGAAAAATTTAAAGCTAAAGACGCTACTTTTTTAAATGACATTACCGTTGATAAAAAAGGGAATGTATATGCCAGTAACACTTTTGGTTTTAGCGGAATTTACAAATTACCTAAAAAAGGAAATAGAACCGTAGAACTTTGGTTAAAAGACAAAAATTTAAACATGCCAAATGGTTTATACGTTTCTAAAAACAAATTATTTGTTGCTAATTGGGGTAAAAACATGAATCCAAAAACTTATGAAACTACCACAAACGGAAATTTACTAAGTGTCGATTTAAAATCTAAAAACATAAAACCGATTACAAAACCTATTGGCAACTTAGATGGTTTAAGTGAAACTTTACACGGTTTTTTACTAACAGATTGGTTGGCTGGCGAACTGTTATATTATTCCAAAAAATTAAATACAACAACAAAGGTTATCAACCTAAAAAAAGGAAGTGCCGATACTTTTTTCGATAAAAAAACGAAATCGCTTTTTATTCCTTTAATGTTAGATAACAAATTGCTGAAATATCATTTTAAAAAATAA
- a CDS encoding DoxX family protein — protein MKTTPQQTGFALLRIAMGVNFLGHGLVRFSKLNGFKDWMVTTFQDSILPTFMVSTWGSVLPFLEFTVGLLLILGWFTYRASITGAIVIIILITGSCLIEKWEWAGMQMIYALFFYFIITNIDKNKISMDTLIHKK, from the coding sequence ATGAAAACAACTCCACAACAAACAGGTTTTGCCTTGCTTCGTATTGCAATGGGTGTTAATTTTTTAGGGCATGGTTTGGTGCGTTTTTCTAAATTAAACGGATTTAAAGATTGGATGGTTACCACATTTCAAGATAGTATTTTACCAACTTTTATGGTTTCAACCTGGGGAAGTGTTTTGCCTTTTTTAGAATTTACAGTCGGGCTTTTATTAATCCTTGGGTGGTTTACCTACAGAGCAAGTATTACTGGAGCAATTGTAATTATTATTTTAATAACCGGTTCGTGTTTAATAGAAAAGTGGGAGTGGGCAGGAATGCAAATGATTTATGCATTGTTCTTCTATTTTATTATAACTAATATCGATAAAAATAAAATTTCTATGGACACTTTAATCCACAAGAAATAA
- a CDS encoding sigma-70 family RNA polymerase sigma factor: MRQLKIVKQVTNRDAKSLEKYFQEISKIGLITADEEVELALKIKKGDEKALNTLVSANLRFVVSVAKQYQGQGLKLSDLINEGNLGLVKAAKRFDETRGFKFISYAVWWIRQSIMSALAEQSRIVRLPLNKIGSISKIKKIYARLEQDEQRMPTHKEIAKQLDMTETEVAQSLRNSRRHVSMDAPFKEGEDANLYNVLQYDESPKPDKNLMNQSLSIEIDRALDTLSLKEAKVIKMFYGIGNETASSLSEIGEKFDLSRERVRQVKQRALNRLKSKSKGHMLRTYLG, translated from the coding sequence ATGAGACAACTTAAAATTGTAAAACAAGTAACCAATCGCGACGCAAAATCTTTAGAAAAATATTTTCAAGAAATTAGTAAAATTGGGTTAATTACTGCTGATGAAGAAGTAGAATTGGCTTTAAAAATTAAAAAAGGAGATGAAAAAGCATTAAATACACTTGTGAGCGCAAATTTAAGATTTGTTGTATCTGTTGCGAAACAGTATCAAGGACAGGGCTTAAAATTATCTGACTTAATTAATGAAGGCAATTTAGGTTTGGTAAAGGCTGCAAAACGTTTTGATGAAACCAGAGGTTTTAAGTTTATTTCTTATGCTGTTTGGTGGATTCGTCAATCTATAATGTCTGCACTTGCAGAACAATCTCGAATTGTACGTTTGCCATTAAATAAAATTGGAAGCATTAGTAAAATTAAAAAAATATATGCCAGATTAGAGCAAGACGAACAACGCATGCCAACACATAAAGAAATTGCGAAGCAATTAGATATGACTGAAACTGAAGTTGCACAATCTTTAAGAAATTCTAGAAGACATGTTTCTATGGACGCTCCTTTTAAAGAAGGTGAAGATGCTAATTTATACAACGTATTGCAGTATGATGAATCTCCAAAACCCGATAAAAATTTAATGAACCAATCTTTATCTATAGAAATAGACAGAGCTTTGGATACTTTGTCTTTAAAAGAAGCCAAGGTTATTAAAATGTTTTATGGAATTGGAAATGAAACTGCTTCTAGTTTATCGGAAATTGGTGAAAAATTCGATTTATCGAGAGAACGTGTTCGTCAGGTAAAACAACGCGCTTTAAATCGTTTAAAATCAAAATCTAAAGGACACATGTTAAGAACATATTTAGGCTAA
- a CDS encoding alkene reductase, which yields MAPMTRSRASQPGDIPNQLMATYYGQRASAGLIITEATQVSLQGMGYAKTPGIYTKEQIEGWKLITDEVHKKGSKIFLQLWHVGRVSSSKVNGLQPIGPSAKIAKETSVYIFDGAPNGDATFVPVETPKEMTQQDINQVIEEFRVGAKNAIEAGFDGVEIHGANGYLIDQFLRSNSNERNDEYGGSKENRVKLLTEITEAVAKEVGTERTGVRLSPFISFKDMNDPEILETIQIAAKELERIGVTYIHLCEADWDDAPEIPNDFRIQLRKNFSKTIIATGNKTPEQANDLLGKNLVDLVGFGRKFLTNPDYPKRVELNAEMNEISDDHTLFGGGTARGYTDYPFLN from the coding sequence ATGGCACCAATGACCCGTTCAAGAGCATCTCAACCTGGTGATATTCCCAACCAATTAATGGCAACATATTACGGGCAAAGAGCTTCTGCTGGACTTATAATTACAGAAGCAACACAAGTTTCTTTGCAAGGAATGGGCTATGCAAAAACACCCGGAATTTATACAAAAGAACAAATTGAAGGTTGGAAATTAATTACAGACGAAGTGCACAAAAAAGGAAGCAAAATCTTTTTACAATTATGGCATGTTGGCCGTGTTTCGAGTTCTAAAGTAAATGGCTTACAACCTATAGGACCTTCTGCAAAAATTGCAAAAGAAACGAGCGTTTATATTTTTGATGGCGCCCCAAATGGAGATGCAACTTTTGTACCTGTAGAAACACCAAAAGAAATGACACAACAAGACATCAATCAAGTAATTGAAGAGTTTAGAGTTGGTGCAAAAAATGCCATAGAAGCAGGTTTCGATGGTGTAGAAATTCACGGAGCAAATGGGTATTTAATCGACCAATTTCTAAGAAGTAATTCTAACGAAAGAAACGACGAATACGGAGGAAGCAAAGAAAACAGAGTTAAACTTTTAACTGAAATAACAGAAGCTGTTGCCAAGGAAGTTGGAACCGAAAGAACAGGCGTTCGTTTGTCTCCTTTTATTAGTTTTAAAGACATGAACGATCCAGAAATTTTAGAAACCATACAAATTGCCGCGAAAGAATTAGAGCGCATTGGCGTTACTTACATTCATTTGTGTGAAGCCGATTGGGATGATGCTCCAGAAATTCCGAATGATTTTAGAATTCAATTAAGAAAAAATTTTAGCAAAACAATTATTGCAACAGGAAACAAAACTCCAGAACAAGCCAACGATTTATTAGGTAAAAATTTAGTTGATTTGGTTGGTTTTGGTAGAAAATTTTTAACAAATCCAGATTATCCTAAGCGTGTTGAGTTAAATGCCGAAATGAATGAAATTAGCGACGACCATACTTTATTTGGTGGTGGAACTGCAAGAGGTTATACAGATTATCCTTTTTTAAATTAA
- a CDS encoding DUF1097 domain-containing protein, whose amino-acid sequence MNKKYKNTILHSLLVGLIAAIVIVISGWLSIKAWVVFFAWANYFLHNCNMKKSFKMLIAFFIGIFIALLGNYLIVYLKTLIAQPSFDLYVTAFVVFWIATLLIFLEIIEGWEEFIAATFLGTVLYFASEATITTIFSKLFIPLLIGIFAGYITIISREKLTKILN is encoded by the coding sequence ATGAACAAAAAATATAAAAATACCATACTTCATTCTCTTTTAGTTGGATTAATTGCGGCTATTGTTATTGTAATCTCTGGTTGGCTTTCTATAAAAGCATGGGTTGTATTTTTTGCGTGGGCGAACTATTTTTTACACAATTGCAACATGAAAAAGTCTTTTAAAATGTTAATCGCATTTTTTATTGGTATTTTTATTGCATTGCTAGGAAATTACCTTATTGTTTACTTAAAAACATTAATAGCACAACCAAGTTTCGATTTATATGTTACTGCATTCGTAGTTTTTTGGATTGCAACGCTTCTTATTTTTTTAGAAATTATAGAAGGTTGGGAAGAATTTATTGCCGCAACTTTTTTAGGAACAGTCTTATATTTTGCCTCAGAAGCAACAATAACAACCATTTTTTCCAAGCTATTTATACCTTTATTAATAGGTATTTTTGCGGGCTATATTACAATAATTAGTAGAGAAAAATTAACAAAAATTTTAAATTAA
- a CDS encoding rhodanese-like domain-containing protein produces MKKYVFWILVGIFFSSCDTQEEIKTISTKELKALLAKENIQLMDVRSPKEIKEGSIKTAMFANYFDNDFAKKVTQQLNKLKPVYLICRSGNRSGKACKILKEKGYNVINVSGGYNQWKKEN; encoded by the coding sequence ATGAAAAAATATGTCTTTTGGATTTTAGTTGGAATATTTTTTTCTAGTTGCGATACTCAAGAAGAAATTAAAACAATTTCTACAAAAGAATTAAAAGCACTTTTAGCAAAAGAAAATATTCAATTAATGGACGTTAGATCTCCAAAAGAAATAAAAGAAGGCTCTATTAAAACGGCCATGTTTGCCAATTATTTCGATAATGATTTTGCTAAAAAAGTAACACAGCAGTTAAACAAGTTAAAACCCGTTTATTTGATTTGTAGAAGTGGCAACAGAAGTGGTAAAGCATGCAAGATTTTAAAAGAAAAAGGGTATAATGTAATAAATGTTTCTGGTGGTTATAACCAGTGGAAAAAAGAAAATTAG